From the Desulfosarcina sp. BuS5 genome, one window contains:
- a CDS encoding TolC family protein, with amino-acid sequence MKRIMLTIIFVIPSLISFAGCALINPTNPYPDVTRTQVQTESRAVSRSKIDTENKSITLSDAIGIALENNPSVAEARHETDAASARHAQAFARALPKIDATGGYTHDMDDQRLMPAHYNGEPGVFGDDIYSAEMVLTQPLFTGGRLINGISAAKLLEQAAVHRLSRTREELVFNVSSTFYTILAQREIVGALKFSKKALDEHLKQVNNLIANKKASRVDRLRIKVRIADIVQRLTLAENMLSIQKRVLTNLMGASDTRGALTITGDLNKGPSGPVDMDRNINMAFKLRTDYMAARAALEATAKKVDAARAGHWPSISLQGSYGERWSDDPSVYPPGTNASDDMGRIGVFVNIPIFESGLISARVREERAALYAAGEKLRALELGIRLDVQTAVLNIDTDIKRIHTTEKAIDQAKESLRIERKKYNYGKGSITDVLDAQSSMLDSQTNYYKALVDYNTALAQLRLATGVIK; translated from the coding sequence ATGAAACGTATCATGTTAACGATAATCTTCGTCATCCCCTCATTGATAAGTTTTGCAGGATGCGCGTTGATCAATCCGACCAATCCCTATCCCGATGTGACGAGGACGCAGGTTCAGACGGAATCCAGGGCTGTTTCTCGATCAAAAATCGATACGGAAAATAAATCGATTACCCTCTCAGATGCCATTGGCATAGCTCTTGAAAACAATCCCAGCGTGGCCGAGGCCCGGCATGAAACCGATGCGGCTTCAGCCCGGCACGCACAGGCGTTTGCCCGCGCCCTCCCCAAAATTGACGCTACGGGCGGCTACACGCATGATATGGATGACCAGCGCCTCATGCCGGCACACTATAACGGGGAACCGGGCGTATTCGGGGACGATATCTATTCGGCGGAGATGGTTTTGACCCAGCCGCTGTTTACCGGCGGACGGCTGATTAATGGAATAAGTGCCGCAAAACTGCTTGAGCAGGCCGCGGTTCATCGTCTCTCCCGGACCCGCGAGGAACTGGTATTCAATGTGTCGAGCACCTTCTATACGATCCTGGCGCAAAGGGAGATCGTCGGCGCGTTAAAATTTTCTAAAAAGGCCCTGGACGAACATCTCAAACAGGTCAACAACCTGATTGCAAACAAAAAAGCGTCCAGGGTGGATCGGTTGCGGATAAAGGTCAGGATCGCAGATATCGTTCAGAGGCTGACCTTGGCGGAAAATATGCTGTCCATTCAAAAAAGAGTCCTGACCAACCTGATGGGGGCATCGGACACGAGAGGAGCGCTGACCATTACAGGGGACCTCAACAAGGGACCTTCCGGGCCGGTGGACATGGATAGAAATATCAACATGGCTTTTAAACTGAGAACGGATTACATGGCGGCTCGGGCGGCCCTGGAAGCAACGGCAAAAAAAGTTGATGCGGCTCGGGCCGGACACTGGCCCTCCATATCCCTTCAAGGCTCTTACGGGGAACGATGGTCGGATGACCCGTCCGTTTATCCACCGGGTACGAATGCCTCCGATGATATGGGAAGAATCGGTGTTTTCGTGAATATCCCGATCTTTGAAAGCGGGTTGATCTCCGCCCGGGTTCGGGAAGAGCGGGCCGCCCTTTATGCGGCCGGGGAAAAACTCCGCGCCCTTGAACTCGGTATTCGACTGGATGTTCAAACCGCCGTCCTGAATATTGATACGGATATCAAAAGAATCCATACTACGGAAAAGGCCATTGATCAGGCAAAGGAATCCCTTAGGATCGAGAGGAAAAAGTATAACTACGGCAAGGGGTCCATCACGGATGTGCTGGACGCCCAGTCGTCCATGCTCGACTCCCAAACCAATTATTATAAGGCCCTGGTCGATTACAACACGGCCCTTGCTCAATTGCGACTGGCGACAGGAGTGATAAAATGA
- a CDS encoding efflux RND transporter periplasmic adaptor subunit — translation MKSRKSRIIIILIVVIVLIGIGAGLIKKKQSKLAKAPRYGLSPAIVHVASAKNGDLDINLTYLAVVEPFQKADISSRASASIVSVNVYEGDRVRRGDILIVLDAKDIHSGIDAVSAQVKQAKANLASNKATVEALDKSAAYWGREAMRDSALAKDGAIPEAQAEGTVNKADEIKGRRDSARRMTDALYQTIRSLVQKKSQLTAQLAYYIIPSPLDGVVTRRLVDPGDLASPGRTLITVEDTNRMMPAFDVPQQDLDRIREGLPVTFQINGKVLHATLSHLFPALAASRMARAEVYIDGPDKALLTSGAYVPLTVQLMHIKDVTLVPPACLVANQNEQPYVYVIQDEHVAIRSVEILGDGGKLTAIKGVKAGEQVVLNTFLGWARLAQGMPVEVTK, via the coding sequence ATGAAAAGCAGGAAATCCCGGATAATTATTATTCTCATCGTGGTTATTGTACTTATCGGCATCGGTGCGGGCCTGATAAAGAAAAAACAAAGCAAGCTGGCCAAGGCTCCAAGATACGGTTTGTCCCCCGCAATTGTGCATGTGGCGTCCGCAAAAAACGGTGATCTTGACATTAATCTGACCTATCTTGCAGTAGTCGAGCCGTTTCAAAAGGCGGACATATCGTCCCGGGCTTCGGCATCGATTGTATCGGTCAATGTTTATGAAGGAGACCGGGTAAGACGCGGTGATATCCTCATTGTACTGGATGCAAAGGATATTCATTCCGGTATCGATGCCGTGTCCGCCCAGGTCAAACAGGCAAAGGCGAACCTTGCGTCCAATAAAGCCACTGTTGAGGCCCTGGATAAATCAGCGGCCTATTGGGGCCGTGAGGCAATGCGGGATAGCGCCCTTGCAAAAGACGGGGCCATTCCCGAGGCCCAGGCCGAGGGAACGGTGAATAAGGCGGATGAAATCAAAGGCCGACGGGATTCTGCCCGCCGGATGACGGATGCCCTTTACCAAACAATTCGGTCACTGGTACAGAAAAAATCCCAACTGACGGCCCAGCTCGCCTATTATATTATACCTTCCCCCCTTGACGGTGTCGTCACCCGGCGTCTGGTTGATCCGGGTGACTTGGCCTCCCCCGGAAGGACACTAATTACGGTGGAGGATACAAACCGTATGATGCCGGCATTTGATGTCCCCCAGCAGGACTTGGACCGAATTCGTGAGGGATTGCCGGTGACCTTTCAGATCAATGGAAAAGTGCTTCATGCAACGCTATCTCATCTTTTTCCGGCGCTTGCCGCATCCAGGATGGCACGGGCCGAAGTCTACATTGACGGACCGGACAAGGCCCTGTTGACCAGCGGGGCCTATGTGCCGCTAACCGTGCAACTTATGCATATCAAAGACGTCACCCTCGTGCCGCCGGCCTGTCTTGTCGCCAATCAAAATGAACAACCGTATGTCTATGTGATTCAGGACGAGCATGTCGCAATCCGTTCGGTTGAGATATTGGGGGATGGCGGCAAACTGACGGCAATCAAAGGTGTCAAGGCCGGGGAACAGGTGGTCCTCAACACCTTTCTGGGATGGGCGCGACTTGCACAAGGGATGCCGGTGGAGGTGACAAAATGA